TCGAGGCGCTGGAGTCGAACTGGATCGCGCCGCTCGGACCGCAGGTCGAGGCGTTCGAGCGCGAGATGTGCGAACGCCTCGGCGGCGGTCATGCGGTCGCCCTGTCGAGCGGCACGGCCGGCCTGCACCTTTCGCTCGTCGTCCTCGGGATCGGTCCGGGTGACGAGGTGATCGTGCCCACTCTCACTTTCGCTGCGACAGCCAACGCGGTCGTATACACAGGCGCCCGCCCCGTGTTCGTCGATTGCACGGCGGACGCATGGACGTTGTCTCCGGATCTGGTCGAGGAAGAGCTTGACGCAGCCCGCCGAACGGGCCGGCGGATCAAGGCGGTGATCGCTGTCGACCTCTACGGCCACTGCGCCGACTACGATTTGTTGGAGCCTCTTTGCGCTCGCTACGGCGTGACCTTGATCGAAGACGCGGCGGAAGCACTCGGCGCTCGATACGGAGAACGGCCGGCGGGGACGTTCGGGGCAATGGGAGTGTTCTCGTTCAACGGCAACAAGATCATCACCACGAGCGGCGGCGGGATGCTCGTCTCTCGCCGCGCAGAGTGGATCGAGCGCGCCCGACATCTTGCCACACAGGCGCGCGAGCCCGTGATGCACTACGAGCACCGGGACATCGGATACAACTACCGGATGAGCAACTTGCTGGCCGCAATAGGTCGGGGCCAGCTCTCGGTGCTGGACGACCGGGTCCGCGCGAGACGGCGCGTGAACCGGCTCTATCGCGACCGACTTGGCGACCTGCCGGGACTCCGCTTTCTTCAGGAACAGCCTCGGAGTTTCTCGACCTTCTGGTTGACCTGCGCCACCGTGGACGCCGCTGCCTTCGGGGCGAGCCGCGACGACATCATCGCGGCGCTCGCGGCCGAGGAGATCGAAGCGCGACCGGTCTGGAAACCAATGCACCTGCAACCCGTATATCGCGGAGCGCGGACGGTGGGCGGGGCAACGGCAGCGCGGCTGTTTCACGACGGCATCTGCCTGCCGAGCGGAAGCAGCCTCGGCGACGACGACATCGCTCGCATTGCAGATCTCGTTCGGAGGTGCCATGGCGCATGAGCGCGAGGCCGAGGCAGCAGGCACCAGCCCGTCCCGAAAGCGTGCGCGGTCGCGCCGGGGTCCTATCTCGCTGCTAAGAGCTGGCACCAGCTCGATTCTCTTTTCCACGCTCATCTGTGCACCTCTCGCCATCGGCGGCGTGCACGAAGGCGTCCGCCTCGCGCTCTTCGTCGCGTGCGCGGTCGGGCTGTTCTTGCTCCTCGCCGAACGCCGCGCGGCGCACAAACCCTTCCCCGTGACGGTGCCTCTGTTGGCGCTCGGGGTCGCGGTCGCGGCGACGGCGCTGCATCTCGTCCCGCTCCCCCGCGGGCTGCTCGCCCTCTTGTCGCCCCAGGCAGCCGCGACCCTGGACGCCACGCTCGACTCTTGGCGCGCGCACGCGATTACCCTAGACCCGCCCGCTACGTGGCACGAGCTTGCCAAACTCGGCGCCTACCTTGCCTTCTTCGCCGTGGCATCCACATACGCCTCGCGCACCTATCGTCGTCGTCGGCTCATCGTCGCAGTCGCCGGTGTCACGACACTGGTGGCCGTCATCGGGCTCCTGCAGGCCGTCGCCGGAACGAACAAGATCTTGTTTTTCTACACGCCCGAGCAGGAGTGGGCTGCGCTCGTGAGGGGGACCTTCGTCAATCCGAACCACTTTGGCGCACTGATGTGCCTTGGCGCGCCCTGCGCACTCGTCGTCGGATTGCGCGAGCGCCGATCACGCGCGT
The sequence above is a segment of the Deltaproteobacteria bacterium genome. Coding sequences within it:
- a CDS encoding aminotransferase class I/II-fold pyridoxal phosphate-dependent enzyme, with protein sequence MTRIYLSPPHLGTRERELLLEALESNWIAPLGPQVEAFEREMCERLGGGHAVALSSGTAGLHLSLVVLGIGPGDEVIVPTLTFAATANAVVYTGARPVFVDCTADAWTLSPDLVEEELDAARRTGRRIKAVIAVDLYGHCADYDLLEPLCARYGVTLIEDAAEALGARYGERPAGTFGAMGVFSFNGNKIITTSGGGMLVSRRAEWIERARHLATQAREPVMHYEHRDIGYNYRMSNLLAAIGRGQLSVLDDRVRARRRVNRLYRDRLGDLPGLRFLQEQPRSFSTFWLTCATVDAAAFGASRDDIIAALAAEEIEARPVWKPMHLQPVYRGARTVGGATAARLFHDGICLPSGSSLGDDDIARIADLVRRCHGA